One window from the genome of Diabrotica virgifera virgifera chromosome 6, PGI_DIABVI_V3a encodes:
- the LOC114324585 gene encoding uncharacterized protein LOC114324585, giving the protein MFSVYFFVGLTILAATQASSPANPSAVELLQDVYYDCLQDFSFGCVKPKTLHWLSEVTSNQNIRITDNLMIVKKGGAESVQERGFSDDIFEKFEDFLQSHELVMSAPEFLPRSLDTKEIRVPLAVTGRSSKIVKKVIVPFLLGLKFKTAILVPLALALIALKTWKALTLGLLSLVLTGALVIFKFTKPKVVNYEVVHVPHHVEHHVDHPPSSGWEHPGYGRQLTANEMAYNAHLD; this is encoded by the exons ATGTTTAGTGTTTACTTTTTTGTAGGACTAACGATTTTAGCGGCTACTCAAGCCAGTAGTCCTGCAAATCCCTCGGCTGTGGAGCTTCTACAAGATGTGTATTATGATTGCTTGCAGGATTTTTCTTTTGGGTGCGTTAAACCCAAAACTTTGCACTGGTTGAGCGAGGTTACTAGCAACCAAAATATTAGAATCACCGACAATTTGATGATTGTAAAGAAGGGTGGTGCAGAAAGTGTCCAG GAACGAGGATTTTCAGATGATATATTTGAGAAATTTGAAGATTTCCTTCAATCCCACGAGTTGGTAATGTCTGCACCAGAATTCCTGCCTAGATCTTTAGACACCAAAGAAATTAGAGTTCCTTTAGCAGTAACAG GTCGTTCGTCAAAAATCGTGAAGAAAGTTATCGTACCATTCTTGTTGGGACTTAAGTTTAAAACGGCCATATTGGTACCTCTTGCCTTAGCTTTAATTGCTTTAAAAACCTGGAAAGCCCTAACCTTGGGATTACTGTCGCTTGTTCTGACAGGAGCTTTAGTTATTTTTAAGTTCACCAAACCAAAG gtgGTTAACTACGAAGTGGTTCACGTACCCCATCATGTTGAACATCATGTGGATCATCCTCCTTCATCTGGATGGGAGCATCCAGGTTACGGAAGGCAACTGACTGCAAATGAAATGGCTTACAACGCTCATCTCGACTAG